A genomic window from Halogeometricum borinquense DSM 11551 includes:
- a CDS encoding DUF5518 domain-containing protein — protein MRTDSLRNAVSERWIYALLGASVSVPLTTLGYWQTGSELSLSPVLLGGLIAGYFSKRNTGDRSGVGVRTGLLGVVPVLWMVADILAATSALTGPVWFRVAGVALVIGLSLTLVTVTAGLGAAAGAIGARVGGWLAGSGGRNHPPAAGN, from the coding sequence ATGAGAACTGATTCCCTCCGGAACGCGGTGAGCGAACGGTGGATATACGCTCTCCTCGGCGCTTCAGTCTCGGTTCCGCTGACAACTCTCGGGTATTGGCAGACTGGTTCGGAGTTGTCGCTGTCACCGGTTCTCCTTGGCGGCCTCATCGCTGGCTACTTCTCGAAACGGAACACCGGCGACCGTAGCGGCGTCGGCGTTCGAACTGGACTTCTCGGAGTGGTTCCTGTGCTTTGGATGGTCGCCGACATTCTCGCAGCAACATCGGCACTCACTGGACCGGTGTGGTTCCGCGTGGCTGGTGTTGCCCTCGTAATCGGCCTGTCTCTCACTCTCGTTACGGTTACGGCCGGACTCGGAGCGGCGGCTGGCGCAATCGGTGCGAGAGTTGGCGGTTGGTTGGCTGGCTCCGGCGGCCGAAACCATCCGCCGGCCGCCGGTAACTAA
- a CDS encoding radical SAM protein — translation MISKGCEQCAMGGKMVLFVYGYCDQRDCFYCPLGENRKNVTDVYANERLVESDDDVISEAKRMDALGTSITGGEPQEALDKTCHYLSLLKDEFGEDHHTHLYTGITGGRENMRRLSEAGLDEIRFHPPYELWGDMHGTEWEEILYIAREEGLTPAFEIPGIRAEQEFLDFLDEGAAEFCNVNEFEMSDGNYRRMQEEGFELQDGHMSAVDGSKDAILDAMADHERVYFCTSVFKDAAQHRNRLKRMAKNIRRPFDEVTDDGTLVYGKTWVTEDDLQALGVPEEFYTVKSDHVEVAWWLLEEMIEEGDVPEGEIVEQYPTVNGTVVERTPLA, via the coding sequence ATGATTTCGAAGGGCTGTGAGCAGTGCGCCATGGGAGGGAAAATGGTGCTGTTCGTCTACGGGTACTGCGATCAGCGCGATTGTTTCTACTGCCCCCTCGGCGAGAACCGTAAGAACGTCACAGACGTGTACGCTAACGAGCGATTGGTCGAGTCCGACGACGACGTTATCTCCGAGGCCAAGCGGATGGACGCGCTCGGCACGTCCATCACCGGCGGTGAACCGCAAGAGGCTCTCGATAAGACGTGTCACTATCTCTCGCTTCTGAAAGACGAGTTCGGAGAGGACCACCACACGCACCTCTACACGGGTATCACGGGCGGCCGCGAGAACATGCGCCGCCTTTCGGAGGCGGGACTGGACGAGATTCGCTTCCACCCGCCGTACGAACTGTGGGGCGACATGCACGGAACCGAGTGGGAAGAGATACTCTATATTGCCCGCGAGGAAGGTCTCACGCCCGCGTTCGAGATTCCCGGCATCCGGGCCGAACAGGAGTTCCTCGACTTCCTCGACGAGGGAGCCGCGGAGTTCTGTAACGTCAACGAGTTCGAGATGAGCGACGGCAACTACCGCCGGATGCAGGAGGAAGGCTTCGAACTCCAAGACGGGCACATGTCGGCCGTTGACGGATCCAAGGACGCTATTCTCGACGCGATGGCCGACCACGAACGCGTCTACTTCTGTACCTCTGTCTTCAAAGATGCCGCCCAACACCGCAACCGCCTGAAGCGGATGGCGAAGAACATCCGTCGTCCGTTCGATGAAGTAACCGACGACGGCACCCTCGTCTACGGGAAAACGTGGGTTACAGAGGACGATTTGCAGGCACTTGGCGTTCCCGAGGAGTTCTACACCGTGAAATCCGACCACGTTGAAGTCGCGTGGTGGCTGCTAGAGGAAATGATAGAGGAAGGTGACGTGCCGGAGGGTGAAATCGTCGAGCAGTATCCCACCGTTAACGGGACTGTCGTCGAACGTACTCCGTTGGCCTGA
- a CDS encoding class I SAM-dependent DNA methyltransferase: protein MTLRHVIEDINENPHRERDFYEYPALYDFYHSRMLDRDRQVNLLERYQPDDANRVLEFGCGTGPLLTRIEDEYEEVLGVDADERMLESARKHVSEADVLEADFTEWSAADDIRRRMCSPSVIRSERRRRKWGQCSTGGSTTRTRSQTPSTQRDSATWKLSTATGRQSSTP from the coding sequence ATGACCCTCCGACACGTCATCGAGGACATCAACGAGAACCCGCACCGCGAACGCGACTTCTACGAGTACCCCGCGCTCTACGACTTCTATCATTCGCGGATGCTCGATAGGGACCGACAGGTCAATCTGCTAGAGCGATATCAGCCCGACGACGCGAATCGCGTCCTTGAATTCGGGTGCGGAACCGGCCCACTTCTTACCCGTATCGAAGACGAGTACGAGGAAGTACTGGGCGTCGATGCGGACGAACGAATGCTCGAATCAGCGAGAAAGCACGTCTCGGAAGCGGACGTACTCGAAGCCGATTTTACGGAGTGGTCCGCTGCCGACGACATACGACGACGTATGTGTTCACCATCCGTGATACGGTCCGAGAGACGGAGGCGAAAATGGGGTCAGTGTTCCACGGGCGGTTCCACGACCCGGACGCGCTCGCAGACACCTTCGACGCAGCGGGATTCAGCGACGTGGAAGTTATCGACAGCGACGGGACGACAATCCTCCACGCCGTGA
- a CDS encoding Tfx family DNA-binding protein, with protein sequence MYDADRGRDVRGDGGDIDVARILAETGFDPDDSVLTRRQAEVLALRERGIRQSTIADLLGTSRANVSSIESSARQNVKKARETIAFAEALTAPVQVGVEAGTDLYEVPKLVYDACDEAGVKVNYTAPDLMKIIADDAGDAVHGREVIESLLVGVTSTGDVRVRQSAAEES encoded by the coding sequence ATGTACGACGCGGACCGCGGCCGGGACGTGCGAGGAGACGGCGGCGACATCGACGTCGCACGCATCCTCGCAGAAACCGGATTCGACCCCGACGATAGCGTCCTGACGAGACGACAAGCAGAGGTGTTAGCGCTCCGCGAACGGGGTATTCGACAGTCTACTATCGCCGACCTCCTCGGTACGTCGCGCGCGAACGTCTCCAGTATCGAGTCGAGTGCGCGTCAAAACGTCAAGAAAGCGCGCGAGACCATCGCGTTTGCAGAAGCGTTGACCGCACCGGTTCAAGTCGGGGTCGAAGCGGGGACAGACCTCTACGAGGTCCCGAAGCTAGTCTACGACGCCTGCGACGAGGCAGGGGTGAAAGTGAATTACACTGCTCCGGATCTGATGAAGATTATTGCCGACGACGCCGGGGACGCCGTCCACGGACGGGAAGTGATCGAATCGCTCCTCGTCGGCGTTACCAGTACTGGTGACGTTCGCGTCCGACAGTCAGCAGCGGAAGAGTCGTAG
- a CDS encoding TRAM domain-containing protein, which produces MSDCPLANDCPRYSERINGMGCQYYGDRAGSEWCNSYEQPIRDLKQQPVKPSEDVVVTVDDIHESGAGVGRTEDGFIVLVDGLLPEARAVVRIDQVKSNHARSKKVVERLPLDPDEVEDEAAGTSDTDEESGEESDDDGPKRPTALGSRDNFWGS; this is translated from the coding sequence ATGTCAGACTGTCCGCTGGCGAACGACTGTCCACGGTACTCAGAGCGAATCAACGGGATGGGGTGTCAGTACTACGGCGACCGGGCGGGCTCCGAGTGGTGCAACAGCTACGAACAGCCGATTCGTGACCTGAAACAGCAACCGGTCAAGCCCAGCGAGGACGTGGTCGTCACCGTAGACGATATCCACGAAAGCGGTGCCGGTGTCGGTCGAACGGAAGACGGATTTATCGTTCTCGTTGACGGCCTCCTGCCCGAAGCGCGCGCCGTCGTTCGTATCGACCAAGTGAAGTCCAACCACGCACGTTCGAAGAAAGTTGTCGAGCGACTGCCCCTCGATCCTGACGAGGTAGAAGATGAGGCGGCGGGGACGAGCGATACCGACGAAGAGAGCGGTGAGGAGAGCGACGACGACGGCCCCAAGCGCCCAACTGCCCTCGGAAGTCGGGACAACTTCTGGGGGAGCTAA